CGACTTCCTTGACAGACTCAATTCTTACTTCTTCCGGTTTGCTGTGTTCAGGTACGCTCATCTCTATTATTTGACCAATGATGACTTTGAGAGAATGTGCATCAATGCGTTGCTCGGCAGCTATAAAGACAAACTGTAACGCCTTGTTCAATACAGCAATACGTGGGTCGTCTGTGTACTGACCAAGATGCTTGCTCTCAGACTCATGACCCCACTCGCCGGATTGGAGTCGAACAACATCAACATAGTCTCCTCCGCTGAGTATCCAATACAGAACCATACCCAACATGTGAACGTCGCCTTTTTCTGAACCTTTGTACGCGTCTCGTCCGACTGACGAAAACTCTTCCGGCCTAAACTGCCAAGCACCAATAGCCTCACCCTTCGACGTGATAATGCCTCTGCTATCGTCGCGACTGTATGCGAGCCCAAAGTCTACCAAAAAAGGCTCGTCAGAATTGATCGTGGAAAACAGCACGTTCCCTGGGTGTACATCTCTGTGCACATGCCCCAGACCATGAATGAATTCGAGCGTTTCAGCGAGTCTATAGCAGATTTCGAGACATACATCCACGTTTCCACGCAAGCGCTCTAGGCGTTCTGGGTCACCTAGGTCTCTACCTCCAAATAGTGGCATCACGTAATATGGTAGCTCGGCCCCAGCTACGTCCACCACCCCGTCAGCCAAAATCTGACCAATTCGCGGACATCCGGCATGAACTAATTCCTTTACGATTCTGATTTCCGACTCAAAGCGAAGACGTTGTTGGGTTTCAGAACTAGCCTTTCCGTCAGGACTCCATGGTCGGGCCAGCTTCAAGACGAAGTTTGAATTCCCGTCTGAGCTTTCGGCACGAAAAGCCTCGGCCTGTCCACCTCTGCCGAGTAGCTCGACGAGTCTCCAATTGCCGATCACATAGGGTGGCTGTATTTCACTTTCCTCGATGTGCATCACTTTCCTTGGAATCCAAATGAAAACAACTTTTCATTGCTGAAAACAATCAATCACGTACGAAAGTAGTCGGTCTGGAACTGCTGGAATATGTGCAGTTTTCGCTTTGAGCGTTCCTGCAGAACGCCAAAGGTACTGTAGCTTACCTTGAGACGACGCGTGGAAGCGGCTTCTACTCCAATTTAGTGTACACTTCCAAAAAGACCGATCTTAGTCTCGGAGGTGATTCACGCAAAGCAGAAGGAAATATTCAATGGAGTTCAAGTAGGAAGCAGGGCAAGATTGGGAGCGCGGGCTGCTGCTCGAGGTGAAGTGGGTTATAGCTGCGATTTATCCGCTTGAGCGAATGAACGAGACGATCAAGAGACCTGTGGAAATATAGAACCGTAGCCGACAATGAACCCTCTCGCAATCGCCCTACTCTCAGGAGCCCTTGGCCTGGCCGGCGGCTGGGCAATCGCTCAATGGCAAGCGCGACAAAGTCACTCTGACGCCGTTCAGCGCTTTCGATTGGACAAGATGTCCAGCGTTGCTCAGGAACTGTCGGACCTGACGGCACAGATCATCCTGTTCGTGTCCAAGATCCCCTCTCAATACGCGGGTCGAAGTGCAACCGACTTTGATTCTGGATTGAAAGAGGCGCGAAAGAGGTTTGGAGATCAAGGAAGAGTTGTATCCAGCGGACTGGCGCTGTACTACGACTTTGAGGACCAGAAGACCATTGCGTACGGGATGAGAGATCTGATGGGTGTATTGGGCGACCTCGAGACGCCTGGCGGAGTCGACAGGTCGCTCATCATGGCCATGGTTGGCGTGGAACGAAAGACAATGAAGACGGCTCAAGCAGCGCTCGGACTACCTGTGAAGGGGCAGGAAGAGAAGCATGAGATTCATTGGGAAACGGGACTATACGAGGGCCTCCTAAGCAGGGTCAAACGCGAAAAGAAGGAGGGCAAGTATGATGATGAGCCCAACACCTACACGTGGATCACGGTGGACGGCAAGCACGAGATACCAAAATAGAAGTGTCAGAGGCGCCATGAATGCCACGAGTTGGTATGTGGAAGACATTGAAGCCCAAGTCCAGTCGAGTATCGGTCTCGCATTACATGCGATTGCCGAAGATGATGATATTCGTGCAGAACGTGCACTTGACTCACTTTCTTCATTCATGTCACGACAGCTTTATCATAATCAAGAACGCCCTCAACCAGTGGACTGGCAGAACTTTGAGGATTCACTGCATGACATAATCGGGGACGGGTGTGCAAATGTATTTCAATGGGGAGTGTGAATTTGGGGGAGTCTGAGCCATTTGCAAACGCCCTGGACCTGCTCAGTAATGTGATGTCCTCCGCAGGGGAATGCATTGTGGTAACTATAGCCTCGACCATGAATCCGGATAAGCTCTCCTCTCTCAAATACTAGAAGCCAGCCAGATCAAAAATATTCTCCGAACCAAACCTCTCCGATGGGCGCGCGACAATTTCATTACGGTTCGATTGGTAAGAAACCACGACTTTCCGAGGTCTCCAGAACCAGCTGAAAATCAGCCCTCCCCCTCTGCACCATGCCCCCTCCTGTGCCTCGCCCGGCAAAAACGGGTTCTCTCTTTCCGAATATCATTCACTCACGGTCCAGAACGAACGATCTGGAAATTGCGCCCGGACCCAAACGGAAGCAGAATTAATCCTTTACCACATCCTTCACAACGAAAAAGGGAGAGCATCCTAAGTCGTTACATAACAACGACTTAAAACACTCTCCCTTGTGCCCTGGAGAGGACTCGAACCTCCACGAGCGTAATGCTCACTAGAACCTGAATCTAGCGCGTCTACCAGTTCCGCCACCAGGGCCGGTAAGGCGAAGAACGGAATATTACGGGTTGCAGCAACTGCGGTCAACGCCTGACACCAATTTCACCTCTCCTTGACCGTGCAGGATTTCGCGCACATTTACACGGTGGTCCCTACTTTCGGGGCGTCCTTACCCTGAACCTACAATGCCGAACTCCATGACGCGACGTTTTCTGCCGGTCTTCCTGTGCCTTGTGGCACTAGCCACATCTGCCTTTGCACAGTCATCCTCTGCCCCACCGGCAGACCGTCCGTCCATACAGGCTACGTTCCTCGACGACGCACCCC
The Rhodothermales bacterium genome window above contains:
- a CDS encoding protein kinase translates to MHIEESEIQPPYVIGNWRLVELLGRGGQAEAFRAESSDGNSNFVLKLARPWSPDGKASSETQQRLRFESEIRIVKELVHAGCPRIGQILADGVVDVAGAELPYYVMPLFGGRDLGDPERLERLRGNVDVCLEICYRLAETLEFIHGLGHVHRDVHPGNVLFSTINSDEPFLVDFGLAYSRDDSRGIITSKGEAIGAWQFRPEEFSSVGRDAYKGSEKGDVHMLGMVLYWILSGGDYVDVVRLQSGEWGHESESKHLGQYTDDPRIAVLNKALQFVFIAAEQRIDAHSLKVIIGQIIEMSVPEHSKPEEVRIESVKEVENALAEFRARNAVYKARETEAQALREAHDRFYGVDRMVNTADQGGLSYSFHVGKGDGLADFSESVSNKGSIPDVGSSPDSLVFKASLTVTAIEERSLVGSMNSYYWLWLRPDGQETLFVFRRENENRPKSFICDVLSETVRNSPETVELLQADVRGEMGRLTSIYAQYLRSIA